TCCCATGTGATGTCCTTCTCCATGGCCCCCGTCAATGTCCAAGAGAAGTCCGTAGGTTATGGCCATCCAAAGGAGAAGCTCTCCTCTACCGTAATGTCGGGCTTTGGGATGATGGCCTCTATCGGTGCAATTTGGTACTGGCGAATATCCGAGGCGTAAAAGAACCATGGGCAGTGATTACAGATGAATCACCCTCGTTACAAACCTTGTGGCAATACGCCTTGAGGTTTCGGGTGGAAGAATTATTCCTCGATAGTAAATCTGGTGTGTTTGAGCTTGAAGAGTCGAAAATTCGCTGTGCTGATGCTCTGGAGAGGCTGTACCTGATTGCTGCTGTGGCACTGCTATACAGCACGACTCAGGGGATGGCTGTTCATATTAAAGGGCTACGCCAACAGGTTGATCCCCATTGGCACAGAGGCATTAGCTATCTCAAGATTGGATTGCGGTGGCTCAAGGGGGTGGTCCATAAAGGACGGGAGTTGTTGATGCCAGTCCCCTTATTCACCAAGGATCCGCAACCGTGTTTTGCCTCTAAAAAAGCTCAAAAGAAACACTACAACAAAATCTGGTTCTCTCGTATCCGCTCTCTACAGTGCAAAGCTTTATGAGCTATGGAATACAAAGATCTGTCAGGTAGTCAGGGCTCAAGACTAGATTGCAAAGCCAATGATACACAGAATATAAATATTTTGAACCTAATGCTTTATGAAAAAACCAGTCTTTCAGTTCAGTGTTCTGTTGTAAATATCTTTAGCGAACTTGCTAAATTTTTATAATTTTCTGTATTTTATTAATGCTCGAATAGCATAGTTTAAAAAACTCCAAATCGAACGAGATAAGCTTAGTTTTTCTATGTCTCGGTAAACTTTCCATACTTCTAATGCTGAACGAAACTTATTGCGAGATATAGAACCACTCATAATACGATATCGCATTAAATCTTTGTCTAACCCATAGGCTGTTAACCCTGATTTTAATATTTCTAAAAAACATACAAAGTCGTCATAATAGACTGACTGCATTGTGATACGCTTACACTTTATCTTATCTATCAGAACGGTTGAAGTGGCTATTGCAGTATTTCCAAGGAAATCTTGATAGTTCAGAGTATCAGGAACAGGTATATACTGCCCAATTTTGGAGCCATCAGCATTGGTTCTCCTGAATCCAGTGAAAATGATTGCAGCATTATTCTTCACCGCAAATTCTATAGATTTTTCAAGTTTTTGTGGTAGCCAATAATCATCACTATCTAAGAACGCTATCCATCTTCCATTAGCATTCTCGAGACCCATATTCCTAGTAGCTGCAGGGCCACTATTGACAGGCATATGGTAGAGCTTAATTCTTGTGTCTTTCTCACACCAATACTCGACAAGTTTACATGTATTATCCGATGAGCAATCATCAATTATTATCATTTCCCAATCACAATATGTTTGAGAAATTACTGATTTAATTGTTTCTTCAATATGATTCGAAGCACAATATGCTGGAACAATAATTGAAACAAGATTGCTATTAAGCATATTACTAATGAGCTGAACTAATTACTTTGCCTTTTCTGTTATATACTGCTGGCCAGCATATAAAAATACTAATAAATGCAAAAGGGTAACTAAGAATATCTACAGCACAAAGAAAAGGAGATAAAAGAGAAATAGTTTCGATAAAATGTGATAAGAAAAAATTTAAATAACTACCTTTATTTTTCTTCATTAAGATATAAGATATCTTAGCTAAATACCCAAGAATGATTGCAAAAAGACAGGTGCCTAGGAAGGAATATTGGTAATATACCGCCCCTGGTAGTGAAGGGAATCTACCAACTAAGATCCAGTCAGTATCAACAGAGATCTCAACCCCAAGTCTAGATAGTAACGAGTAAAAATAGTTAAATATAATTACCTTATCTTCTACAGGACTAGATAGTAGTTTAACCGTTGTAGAAAGACTATGAGTGAGATATGAAAAACCCAAATTTATAACTGCTAATATTGAGCCAATGATAGGTGTATTTGAACAAAAATCTTCAAACCACTTATCTTGGGAAAGTCCAAGAAAGTTAAGTATATGATTAGCATATAAAACGATGTGCTGATCACTAGCTTGGCTGCGCCATACGAAAACTAGAAGTAGATAAATTAGTAAGGAAATGATTAGTGCTCGTATAGTAATTCGATACTGAATCTTGTTAAAAAGTTTTTCTGATGGCAATCGACTATCTGAGAAATACGAAGAAACCATAAATGCAATCATTAAAAATATATTGGATCTCCCTCCGGTTATGAGACCATTAATTAAAGATATTGTAAAAACTATAAAAAAGAATCTTATGCGTGTCGAATTTGGGAGCTTTACTGAACGTTTCATTAATAAAATAACAGCTAAGAAATAACTGTTGCCAAGTAAATATCCCAGTACACTGAAAATCGATGATATGCTTCCATCTCGCTCTTCACCAAAAGTTTTCCACTGCTCTCTTGCTACGCTAAAACCTTGAGAAAAGTCAATTCCTTGAATCGCTACTTTATCAATGATAAGGGCCAATAAACCAATCATCGAGAGGTATATACAAAACCTCAGATATTTTTTTGTTGTTTTGGGATTAGAGAAAAGTGGTTCACACTTTTTAGATTTCACAAATTTACTTGGAATTAGTTTGTATGCCAGTGAGAAACAAATGGCAAATAAAAATTGAATTGATAATGCATAATTAATTTCTCCATAGATAGACTCAATGGGCTGGATGATAAAAATCATCCAGTAACTAATCCATATTATCCAAAATCTTGTAAGCATATTTTTGTTGATAATTATTAGAAATAATTACTATGAATTGATATAGGTAGATATAAATATGAGATAATGCATATTTGAATTAGTAGACATAAGAAAATATTGAAATAAATCAAATATTCAGAATCCATTGCTTTTGTGCCTCTAAGAAAGTTATAAAGTTTGTGGTTGTTTTCTAAAAGTTGTCTGCCATGATGTAGCCATTGTCACTAAATAATCACTGATACTCAATACTCCTGAAAAAACTGCCAAATTGCCAAGGCTTATAATATTAGTGTGGAAGAAATGAATATAAAATATCCATAGAATAATACTGAAAGTTATAGTAAACATTTTTAATGTAAATAACTGGATATTATTGCCAGTTATGATTAAAAAACTAGACCAAATACCAGCTATCCGGAATGATGCAGTAACCATAAAATAAGGTAGTAGTGCTTGTATGTTTTGGTATTTAGGGAATATATGTATGAATCCATAATTCATAATAAGCCAAATAGCTATGCTTAGCACTGCCCAAGCACAAAATAAGATTCCAGAAATCTTTAATGATAAAAAGTAGGTGTGAACTTTACCAAAAGTTGCATTGCGACGTACTAGCATTGGAAATACAGTAGTATTGATCAAAGACTGGATCATTTGTCCAACTATCAAGATAGTTCCTGCAAATGTATAAAGTCCGAAGTCTTCTTTGTTAAAAGTATGTGATGCAATCCATCTATCAATATTAAACATCAGGAATGTCGTACTAGATGCGAGAAATAGCCAAATGGATGCCTTCCATTGGATATTTGGGAGCTTTCTTATTGCCAGATGTAATGCATGAGTAAACTTAATAGATGCGTTACGATAAACTGAAACTAGTAATCGATGGATAGTGATGATAACTACCGATGTCTCAGCCACTAATGTTAAGAAAGCTGAGCCAGTGGCACTAGCAATTAATCCACCTACTACTATTATCCCTGATGATCTAGCTAGGTACTGTAATGAATATCGAGTAGGTTGTCCACGACTTCGGCTTTCAGTAGTAGCAATTAAAAATATTTGCTGAACTAGTCCATGGAGTAGCCCAATTAGCATAAATTTAGTTGGAATTTCTAAAGTTAAGATGTTAGCAATAAAAATAACTAAGAAAATAAAACATCCAGATACTGAAGAAACTATAAGACACTGACTGAGTAAAATTGCACCCGACTTTTCATGATGGCGAAGGATCATGATGGGTAAATCTCGTTGCAATATGATTTGAAGACCAAGACAATTCAACATATTAAAAGAGCTTGAAACTAAAAGCCCAAAGCTAAATTCTCCAAAAGCTTCAAGTGATAGCAATCTTGCCATTAATAGCGTACGAGCCATCATGATGGACATGGCTAGTAGTAGTATCGGAACATACCACAGTTTTTGGAGAGACTGTACTGAATATTTTGTGCGTAAATTCATATGTTCTTGATATATGATTCTGGTTTTATAAGAATTAAACTTTTAATAAGGAAAGAATAATTTCTTCCCAACTAATATCTTTTTTCCTTAATATATTTGATGCTCTAATTTATAAGCGGCTGAGAATTAAATACTAGAATAGTGATAGTTTTATATTGTGAATGACTAGCTTATAGCGGATTACATAACTATCGAAACTACATGATCAGTTTAAAGCCTTGTTAGGAAGGTACTTGGCGTTTCCATAATTCTGAAAGCCGCTATAATAAGATCTTTTTAAGGGATCGAGTTTAGATAGAACTCATTAAAAGTTTTGTATGAAGCTACTAACTCCTTAAAGCTTGGTTGGAAAAGGCATGGAAATAATTTGGTTATGGTTTAGGTATTGTCCGTTGTAAAACACTGTCACTTTTCCCTGCAAACCTTAGGATATTTAAGCTCTCTTCAGTATCGATAATTTTTGAGGATTGGGTCACTCGATGAGAGACAACGGCAATTTTATTAATCACCATCTTTGATTTTTAGGTTTATTGATGTAAATGGATCTGAGGTTAAACCAGAAATCACTAAGATTGTAAATACGTTCTATA
The genomic region above belongs to Acaryochloris sp. CCMEE 5410 and contains:
- a CDS encoding transposase; this encodes MNDYAYLLGILCPLPSKKAQSVERRWQRFLCNPLIDVHKLYVPLVLLALKNWRTHRLYLAMDTTVLWNEYCMIHVSVVCCGRAVPLLWKVLEHKSAAVAFEEYQPLLRQARWLLRQHPDVMLLADRGFANHQLMSWLQQSRWHYCLRIPCDVLLHGPRQCPREVRRLWPSKGEALLYRNVGLWDDGLYRCNLVLANIRGVKEPWAVITDESPSLQTLWQYALRFRVEELFLDSKSGVFELEESKIRCADALERLYLIAAVALLYSTTQGMAVHIKGLRQQVDPHWHRGISYLKIGLRWLKGVVHKGRELLMPVPLFTKDPQPCFASKKAQKKHYNKIWFSRIRSLQCKAL
- a CDS encoding glycosyltransferase family 2 protein, whose product is MLNSNLVSIIVPAYCASNHIEETIKSVISQTYCDWEMIIIDDCSSDNTCKLVEYWCEKDTRIKLYHMPVNSGPAATRNMGLENANGRWIAFLDSDDYWLPQKLEKSIEFAVKNNAAIIFTGFRRTNADGSKIGQYIPVPDTLNYQDFLGNTAIATSTVLIDKIKCKRITMQSVYYDDFVCFLEILKSGLTAYGLDKDLMRYRIMSGSISRNKFRSALEVWKVYRDIEKLSLSRSIWSFLNYAIRALIKYRKL
- a CDS encoding O-antigen polymerase produces the protein MLTRFWIIWISYWMIFIIQPIESIYGEINYALSIQFLFAICFSLAYKLIPSKFVKSKKCEPLFSNPKTTKKYLRFCIYLSMIGLLALIIDKVAIQGIDFSQGFSVAREQWKTFGEERDGSISSIFSVLGYLLGNSYFLAVILLMKRSVKLPNSTRIRFFFIVFTISLINGLITGGRSNIFLMIAFMVSSYFSDSRLPSEKLFNKIQYRITIRALIISLLIYLLLVFVWRSQASDQHIVLYANHILNFLGLSQDKWFEDFCSNTPIIGSILAVINLGFSYLTHSLSTTVKLLSSPVEDKVIIFNYFYSLLSRLGVEISVDTDWILVGRFPSLPGAVYYQYSFLGTCLFAIILGYLAKISYILMKKNKGSYLNFFLSHFIETISLLSPFLCAVDILSYPFAFISIFICWPAVYNRKGKVISSAH
- a CDS encoding lipopolysaccharide biosynthesis protein — its product is MMARTLLMARLLSLEAFGEFSFGLLVSSSFNMLNCLGLQIILQRDLPIMILRHHEKSGAILLSQCLIVSSVSGCFIFLVIFIANILTLEIPTKFMLIGLLHGLVQQIFLIATTESRSRGQPTRYSLQYLARSSGIIVVGGLIASATGSAFLTLVAETSVVIITIHRLLVSVYRNASIKFTHALHLAIRKLPNIQWKASIWLFLASSTTFLMFNIDRWIASHTFNKEDFGLYTFAGTILIVGQMIQSLINTTVFPMLVRRNATFGKVHTYFLSLKISGILFCAWAVLSIAIWLIMNYGFIHIFPKYQNIQALLPYFMVTASFRIAGIWSSFLIITGNNIQLFTLKMFTITFSIILWIFYIHFFHTNIISLGNLAVFSGVLSISDYLVTMATSWQTTFRKQPQTL